The sequence TCTCTAATGTCAACCCTTCAATTCTAATAATAACATATCCTCTTAAATAATTCCATATCTTAATAGCTAACATGCCCGCACCCCTAACTTAAAAATTCTATATTGTCAATTAATCCTGTCACTATTATTTCTTCTGTCAATATAGTCTTTATTACCAATTCTTCTCCTGTAATTTTAACTACTCCGCTGTTTGTATTAATCCTTATAACGTTTTGAGTGTATTCCACTATCCCTTTATGATTTAACAGGGATAATTCTATATTTCCTATAACTGTAATCTTGGGAAGATCCATGACGATATCTTTCGGTAGTTCCAGTGCTTCGGACATGTTAAGCTTCATATCTTTAATCTTTTCTTTCATTTTTTTAAACCCTCCTCCATACTAAAATTTATGCTCTATTTTTTAAAGGTATTACACAAAAGAAGAGCAGCCTCAGAAGAGAATTCAGATTCTCTTCTAAGACTGCTCTTTGTTATCTCAAACTTTTAGGTTTAGATAAAATCTCCGAAAATATAATTCCCCGGATGACATCTTCCTTAAAATTTCTCCTGCTTAACTTTTCAGTTTTTGTTTCTATTTTAGGTTTTTTCTCTTCCTGTTGCATAACTTCCGCATTTTCGGATTTCTCTATTTCAACCGTACTTTGAGTATACTCTTCTATATCGTTACTTTGAAATTCTTCTTCCTCTTCCACATTTTCCACACTTTTTTGATAATTATCAGTTTCTTTCTTATAAACCTGGTTAGGTATTCTTTTCCTTCTTTGACGATCTAATCTTTCCCTATCGATTTTTTGCTTTTCCTGTGAACTCTTTAGCAATGCGGGAATTATAAAAATAAAAAATGCAAATATCAATGCTTCAAATCCCATTTGCTCACATCCTATTCGTTGGAAGGTTTATCTTCCGTTTGAATTTTTGATATGGCGTTTCTCATTTCCGTATCTGCCAATATATTTTTCATATTATAATAATCCATCACACCTAATTTGCCTTCTTTTAATGCATTGGCAAGAGCCAAAGGTACTTCCGCTTCCGATTCCACTACCTTTGCTTTCATTGACTGAACTTCGGCCTTCATTTCCTGTTCTCTTGCAACGGCCATTGCTCTTCTCTCTTCTGCCTTAGCCTGAGCTATTCTCTTGTCTGCTTCAGCTTGATCTGTCTGCAACTTGGCACCTATATTTCTTCCTATATCCACATCTGCAATATCAATGGAAAGTATCTCAAAAGCAGTACCTGAATCCAACCCTTTCTCAAGAACAGTTTGAGATATGCTATCAGGATTTTCCAGTACATCTTTATGAGAAACAGAACTGCCAACCGTAGTAACTATTCCTTCTCCAACTCTGGCAATTATCGTCTCCTCACCTGATCCTCCTACCAATCTTTCAATATTAGCCCTAACCGTGACTCTTGCTTTTACCATTACTTCTATTCCATCCTTAGCCACCGCCGAAATTTGAGGAGTTTCTATTACCTTGGGATTTACGCTTACCTGTACGGCTTCCAATACATTTCTTCCCGCAAGGTCTATTGCCGCCCCTCTTTCAAATCCAAGAGCTATATTTGCCCTCTCTGCTGCTATTAACGCATCTATTAAGGTATTCACGTTACCTCCCGCAAGATAATGAGCTTCCAATTGATCCGCTCCTAAATTTAATCCTGCCTTCGTAGCCTTTATAAGAGGATTTACTATTCTGGAAGGCACTACTCTCCTCAACTTCATTCCTATAAGAGTTCCCATACTTATCTTAACTCCGGAAAAATAGGCTGTTATCCACAATCCAACAGGTATAAAAGTAAAAAACAAAATAACAAAAAGAATAATAATAATCGCTATACTTAACGTAACAACAAATCCTGACATATTACAACCTCCTCACAAATATTTTAGAGCCTTCTACTTTGTATATCTTCACTTGAGCTCCTCTATCAATATAGTTTCCTTCTGAAAGAGCATCTATTCTTGTTCCATCAATTTCAATTATTCCAGATGGACGAAGATCCGTAATTGCCACTCCTTCTTTATCTAAAAGTTGTTCCTGCAAAGATGAACTGTTATATCCTTTTTCTTTCGTAAATTTAGTCTCAAGCACTATTTTATTAAATAAAGGGCTTTTGTATCCTATTTTAATAAATACTACGGCGACTACGACCGTAACCATTAAAGCTACACTTAAACTCATTACAGCACTGGAAATATCTCCGGTAGCCATAATTATCCCTACTGCCAACATAATTATTCCACTGATTCCCGGCAATCCAAACCCCGGAACCATTGCTTCAACAACAAGAAGAATAAGACCTATTATAAAAAAAAGTAAACTTGCCCAATGGGAATTTCCGGCAATAATATTGCCTCCAAAAAATAATCCGAAAAAAACAATGGAAATAACTCCTCCAATTCCAAACCCCGGAGTAAATATTTCTATAACCATTCCTACAAATCCCAATGTTAAAAATAATGTACTTATAAACGGATTAGAAATAATTGAAGCAAGTTTATCTCTGAATCCTTCATTAACATTTGTTGAATATCCTTCACCATAAACAAAAGAACTTATTATCAATAATGCCATAATTATAAAAAATATCATCTTCCATTTTTTCAATTTATCACCTCCAGTTATTTATATTATATTATTACCCAAACAAAATACAATAAAAATATTAAATTTTATCTGAGCATAAATAAACCCAGGTAAAACCTGGGTTATTCCAAATATTTCTTACATATTCTATTTACTTCTTTTCCGTCAGCCTTACCCTTTATCTTAGGCATTACCGACTTCATCACCTTCCCAATATCTTTTATGGATTTTGCTTCAACTTCATCTATAGTTTGTTTAACAACTTTTTCTAATTCCTCTTCCGTCAATTGAGCAGGCAAATATTTCAAAAGAATATTCATTTCTTTTTCTGTAAGATCAACTAAATCTTGCCTTTTACCTCTTTGAAACTCTTCTATAGCTTCCTTTTTTTCTTTCAACTGCTTCGATATTATATCTATTATATCTTCATCTTTCAATTGGATTCTCTCATCTACTTCTCTTTGCTTAACAGCTGCCCTAATCATAGTAATGGTATTTTTTCTTACAACATCTCTATTTCTCATGGAATCTTTAAAGTCTTCCATAAGTTTTTCTTTTAATGACAAAATATCACCCTCTTAAAATCTACCCCTATTCTTCTTTCTAGCCGCTTCTGATTTTTTCTTACGTCTTACACTTGGTTTTTCATAGTGTTCTCTTTTTCTGTATTCAGCTAAAACGCCAGAACGGGCACATTGCCTTTTAAACCTTTTTAGGGCATTATCTAATGATTCATTTTCTCCTACTCTTATCTCTGCCATTTACTTTTCCCTCCCCTCTGCTACACCAAGAGTGCTTATACTTTATAAGTATAAGCGGAATTCGGCACTAATATATTATACATTATTCTTAATACTTCTGCAACAATATTTTAGCCCGGAGGCCATAACATTTCTCTGCCTCCTAATACATGAAAATGAAGATGATCGACACTCTGACCTCCAAATTCTCCGCAATTATTAACTATTCTGTATCCTTTTTCATCCAATAATTTTTCATGAGCAATTTTTTTAATAACAAGAAAAATGTGACTTATTATGGATATATTTTCTTCATTTATATCTTTAATTGAAGAAATATGTTCTTTAGGAATAACTAAAAAGTGTACAGGAGATTGTGGGTTTAAATCATTAAAAGCCACTACTTTATCATCTTCATATATAATATCCGAAGGAACTTCTCCACTCGCTATTTTACAAAATATACAGTTTTTCACCCCGTTCACCTCCCCTAAAAAATTGAATAATAATTATATTCTACATTCAGCTTAAAATTCCTCTATTTCTCCAATTAATTTTTCTCCGGCCAATTTAATTATTTTAGTTGAAACGATTTTTCCTTTTAAGCTTTTTCTATTTTTTGATATAACCCTCATATAGTTTGTCGTATAGCCTTCAACATAGCCCTTTTTATCCTTAGCATCCTCCTCATAAAGGACAGGCATGGACTTTCCAATAAATTTTTCTTCAAAATCTTCTCTCATTTCATTTCCTATTTTAATGAGTATCTCGCTTCTCTCGTGTTTAACATAGCCGTCAATTTGGCTTTTAAATTTACTTGCGGGAGTTCCTTCTCTCTGAGAATACTTAAACACGTGGATTCTTGAAAACCCGATTTTCCGAACA is a genomic window of Acidilutibacter cellobiosedens containing:
- the floA gene encoding flotillin-like protein FloA (flotillin-like protein involved in membrane lipid rafts) — encoded protein: MSGFVVTLSIAIIIILFVILFFTFIPVGLWITAYFSGVKISMGTLIGMKLRRVVPSRIVNPLIKATKAGLNLGADQLEAHYLAGGNVNTLIDALIAAERANIALGFERGAAIDLAGRNVLEAVQVSVNPKVIETPQISAVAKDGIEVMVKARVTVRANIERLVGGSGEETIIARVGEGIVTTVGSSVSHKDVLENPDSISQTVLEKGLDSGTAFEILSIDIADVDIGRNIGAKLQTDQAEADKRIAQAKAEERRAMAVAREQEMKAEVQSMKAKVVESEAEVPLALANALKEGKLGVMDYYNMKNILADTEMRNAISKIQTEDKPSNE
- a CDS encoding histidine triad nucleotide-binding protein, whose translation is MKNCIFCKIASGEVPSDIIYEDDKVVAFNDLNPQSPVHFLVIPKEHISSIKDINEENISIISHIFLVIKKIAHEKLLDEKGYRIVNNCGEFGGQSVDHLHFHVLGGREMLWPPG
- a CDS encoding NfeD family protein yields the protein MKKWKMIFFIIMALLIISSFVYGEGYSTNVNEGFRDKLASIISNPFISTLFLTLGFVGMVIEIFTPGFGIGGVISIVFFGLFFGGNIIAGNSHWASLLFFIIGLILLVVEAMVPGFGLPGISGIIMLAVGIIMATGDISSAVMSLSVALMVTVVVAVVFIKIGYKSPLFNKIVLETKFTKEKGYNSSSLQEQLLDKEGVAITDLRPSGIIEIDGTRIDALSEGNYIDRGAQVKIYKVEGSKIFVRRL
- a CDS encoding GatB/YqeY domain-containing protein, with product MSLKEKLMEDFKDSMRNRDVVRKNTITMIRAAVKQREVDERIQLKDEDIIDIISKQLKEKKEAIEEFQRGKRQDLVDLTEKEMNILLKYLPAQLTEEELEKVVKQTIDEVEAKSIKDIGKVMKSVMPKIKGKADGKEVNRICKKYLE
- the yqfC gene encoding sporulation protein YqfC, giving the protein MKEKIKDMKLNMSEALELPKDIVMDLPKITVIGNIELSLLNHKGIVEYTQNVIRINTNSGVVKITGEELVIKTILTEEIIVTGLIDNIEFLS
- the rpsU gene encoding 30S ribosomal protein S21 — its product is MAEIRVGENESLDNALKRFKRQCARSGVLAEYRKREHYEKPSVRRKKKSEAARKKNRGRF